A segment of the Elaeis guineensis isolate ETL-2024a chromosome 6, EG11, whole genome shotgun sequence genome:
TATCTGTGTGGTACCATGGTGAGAGTGAACTAGTACTGGTACCTTAGCTGTAGGATATGATACAGCTCACATGAGAGCGGTACAGTGCATTACTTTATTGGTTGAAATTAATTTCAGAAATCCTCAAGCCAGTCAGCTATTTTGTTGTTTGTGAAATACTTCTATGGTAGTTGACTACCAGTAGTTGAATTGTCTATCACTGTGCAGTTGAAGAGATCTGTTTGTTGCTACAGTATTTTATAGTGTCATGAATGAGGTACACCATAGATATCATGGTTTGCCATATTGCCTGGTATGAGGCATATTGTACTATACTGGTCTTGTACTGATATGCCGTCCCATACTATATTGATACTCGGTATGCTTCTCATACTGTGCCGAATCATGTACCGACACTGTAATAGAATGGTACTATATGAGGTCCGGTACCAAGATGGCGAACAGAAACTAATTCATTCAAACATATATTTGTTCAGTATTTGTTGTATTGTCTGTGCTTAGACGTTGATTTTAAATTCTGCCAATTTTCTAATTAGGCATTGTAAGCAAATCAGCCATGTATCCACATGGTTGTTTACAATAAGTGAAGTTGGCAATCTGTGTTTTTGTTACATTGATTAATATGTTACAGTTAGTAGTGATTCTTGTGGGTGCATGACTATCACATTTACATAAATCTTTCCCTAGCACACTCACAAgttttccttcttttattttgcctTTTGCATGATGAATTTGTTTACAGAGATCTCACAAATGCTTTGCATTCTTGTTCTATTTAGTATTGGATACTGCTGCTGGGGTCTGGTGTGATACAAAATCTGTTGTCACGAGCCCCAGGACAGGGAGATACAGTGCAGATGCAGCTGGTGGGGATGCTTCTGTTGAGCTTACACGCCGTTGTCGGCATGCGGCTGCTGCAGTTggtgatttgatttttatttatggAGGGTTACGCGGCGGTAAGAATTAAGACTCATTTATTTGTAACAAAACTtgttttattgatatctaagacattgaagctgattttgtatcctAGCTTTTGTCGTACACATTTTGAGCATCCATCTGAATCACATGGGCTGGTTGCTTGGTATGTTTAAAAAAATGTCTATCAGTTTTCAACATTTTGCTAAACATTAGATGTGTCCaatgatatattattttattgtgtATTAATCCTATGCTCATGATCCTATTCATGGTGACTGCCATCATGGTATCATACACCAGAAATTGCCTTTTAATATGGCCAACTTTGTTAGCAGATCGCCTGCTGTTATTTTTTAATATGATGTTACTGGTCATATTCATCTCTTATATCATCACCAATTATCTCCATTCTCCAGTATTAATAGGACTTTGTTGGAacgtgaaaattaaaaaaaatatttcttttaagtAACATTTTAAGCATACCTCACATCattctttttgtttctttcaaCTCCTATCTTGATCAACAATAAACATTCTAAGATTGGTGCCATAGTATTTGAGTTTGTCTTCCGTCAAATTCATGCAAGATTAATATTATAGTGTGCACCAATTAGTACTAATTATGGATTTTGGTATCCCATATTTGTATTTGTGCTTGTCAAGGGTGGAGAGATTAGTTGATAGGACCGGTTAGACATTACTTTGATTGTTTAGGAGTGGGAAAGAGAAAAAGCTGAGGTAGTGGGAAATGGAGATTGAGTTGACGCATGAGAGAGATTGAGAGGCATGATTTTATTAGATATGGCTGGATTTGTTAATTAATGAGTGGTATGGAGAAGAATGGTTGCAAGAATGGTTTGTGTTTATGCTAGTTTATGTGGTTAAATATATGTACTCGACTAATGCCAACTTGACCTATTAGTGGGTCTTTGTTGCTTGGACAACAGATTGACTTTTGGATGGCCCCACACCTGCCTAATCCACCTACCAACTTTTTGTGGCCTTTCAACTCTACTCGACCTATCTAACCTGCTACGTTTGATTTAAAGCATCTTCATCAAATGTTGACATAATCTCAACGGCCAGAATCTTAAAGTGTGATATCTGCTTCAGATTCTTTCCAGCTCCAAATCTTGCTTCTATGTTtgttttataaaatatcataaaattttaatgatctTAACTTCACTTGAGTAGGGATGGCAGTAAGATGGGTTTTTTCGGGTACCCGATCTATCTCAAATCCTAACCCATTTAGCAATACCCTATAGGATCTAGGAAGGGTTtgggatttaaaattaaaattcatttgGGTTGGGGATGGGTTTGGGCTTTAACCCTCGGGTACTCACTACCCGAATCcagttatatattataattttttttttataaaaaatacgtACTTGAGTGTTTTTTTTTGGGGGTGGGGGGGCAGTGGAGAGGATTTGAACTCATACCTTTAGGAGGCCTAACCATTGCTTTAACTAGTAAGCCATAGTTTGCATTTGTATTTAAATTGGctgttaatttaataattttaattatacccTTGTGATGTGGTGTATCATATTGCTCCTAGATTCTAATTTATATGATATTTGAATTGATTGAGTAGGTTTGGGTTGATAGGCTGGTTTGGGTATCTGAATAACCTGACTCGAACAAAGGTTAATTGGGCGGGTTTGGGTATCTGAcggttttatcatttttttaatggGATGGGTTTgggatttttttgataattttataaacAGGTTTGGGAGGGGTTCGGGTAGTAAGATTTTAAATGGATTCAGATATAGTTAGGACAAATTTTGTGGGTAACCTAACCATTGCCATTTCCACACTCGAGTCTGCGCCCACATGTTTGTACTAAGGGTAACTAAATACATGATAAAGGGAACTTATGATAATGTATGAGCCTAGTAAGATGGCATTTTTGATAATTTCGTACAATATCTGCTTTAGTATTGTGAACATGTAGAAGTATGTCTAATGCTCTTGTTGCATTAAAAGTCCATAATTATGTCTCCATGGTTGGATGGTACCTGCACTCTGCTCTTTCAGTTTGTAAGTTTGTCATGCCTAACTGTTATTAAAGCTGCAAGTTCAACTTGACCTGCATTTTAGTGGTTTTGTTCATTTAAAAACTTGCCATTTCTAGAGGGAAGAGAttgagaagttccttggtgaggTTCAGTTAGGCATGGCTGCATAAATTCTTTAGGCAGTAGGAGGGAGAAGAGCAGGTGAAGGAAGGGATAAAATTATCTTTTAAGATCAAGATAAGGGTATAGAAGTCACCTCGTGTGTATGTAACTTGtgtttttctccattttttttttaagaaaaaaatttgtgACTGTGTAAGGTTCTCATggtattataatttttaagatgAAGTTTATATGTCAGGAACTACCATCGGTGGAGCAAGTGGATAATGACAGTTTGTTTTTATATTCTAGAAGCTCATGCTTCTGTTATTATGGAAATGTATACATGTTCTCTGATGCTAGTTGTTTGAGATAGGGTGATGTGGACCATCATAAGTTGATTGCTTTGGTTATTAAATGGATAGTGAACTCTGCTGCAGGTGTGCTTCTTGATGACCTACTTGTTGCTGAAGATCTGGCTGCTGCTGAAACAACAAGTGCAGCTTCCCATGCTGCAGCGGCTGCAGCGGCTGCCAATGTGCCAGTAGGACGGTCATCTGGAACACTTGGAAGATACACATATGCTGATGAAAGATCAAAACAAACTATTCCAGAAGCCGTTTCTGATGGTGCAGTTGTGCTTGGCACTCCCGTTGCCCCTCCTGTTAATGGGGATATGTACACTGATATAAGCACTGAAAATGCCATGCTGCAGGGACCAAGGTAGTCTATCAGTGAGCTTATGGATGTCTTATGACTGCTCTGGCTTTGTTTTAACTTATTGTggcgtctttttttttttttttgttggggggggggtcttgaatgaaaattaaccaATTCcttcaattatttttaaaatatttagtggaatttattagaatttgttGTTATATGCGACTTAGGATGGATTTTGGTGCAGGAGACTGAGCAAAGGTGTGGAATATTTGGTTGAAGCCTCAGCAGCAGAGGCTGAGGCAATTAGTGCTACTCTGGCTGCTGCTAAAGCCCGGCAACTTAATGGTGAAGCCGAGCAATTGCCTGACATGGGTCATGATTCAGAGGCTACTCCAAGTGGAAAACAAATCTCAAGCTTGATAAAACTTCCTGATACTTCTCTTCTAAACAATTCTGCACCAGCTGGGGTTCGGCTACATCACAGGGCGGTCAGTATGAAAGTGTCAACGAGTTTCCAGctttttctctattttatttcatatcaCTTGTTTGATTAACAAGGCACCAAGTTTCATCCCATGTCTAGTTTAAAGCATATTTTTTGTCATGCAGGTAGTTGTAGCTGCAGAGCCAGGGGGTGCTTTGGGTGGTATGGTTAGGCAGCTTTCCATTGATCAGTTTGAAAATGAAGGCAGGAGAGTCAGCTACGGTACCCCTGAGAGTGCAACTGCAGCTAGGAAATTGCTAGATCGGCAGATGTCTATCAGTAGTGTGCCTAAAAAGGTAGACTATTGTTGTAGTCTAGCCTGCAGATTGAGTGCATGCAGTAACTGCATTGCAGTTAAATTTTTGCATTTTGGATTAGTAACAGAATGACCTATTTTAGTTGATTCTGTATTTTTAGTCAATATTGGCAGGAAAATATGATGTGAAATGAAGCAAaaggaaaattatataatatattgtgtctcttttcttcttcctgcaACACTCAGATGAAGGGAACTAAATTGTTGCGTTTGGTAAAAGGAGATATAGTATTGTGAATaagtgaattaaacatgaaacCCTTAATTCTAGGTGTTTAGTTGACTGTCTTTCAGTATGTTCTAAATTGTTCTTTAGTATTTAGGTTTTCCAACTAGATTTTTCATCTCATTGTTCTGATATGCCTTTTTGCTAATCCAGGTTATTGCACATCTTTTAAAACCCCGTGGTTGGAAGCCTCCTGTACGCAGGCAGTTCTTTTTGGATTGCAATGAAATTGCAGATCTCTGTGACAGTGCTGAAAGAATATTTACAAGTGAGCCAAGTGTTTTGAACATTAAGGCTCCTGTTAAGATCTTTGGCGATTTGCATGGTCAGTTTGGGGACCTTATGCGCTTGTTTGATGAGTATGGTGCTCCTTCGACGGCAGGGGACATAGCGTATGTCTTCATAGCATAATTAATAGTTCTGTGCTTTTTTTAATGTTGCTATATTGCAATGTCATAATGTTTCTCTGCCCTAAATTACATTGGATTTTTCCTTGGGGATTCTCACCACTTTGCTGGATTTCTATTATAGGTTGATTTTCCTGAATAATCTGATATCACGTATTATATAATTTCTATTAGTTGATATGAAATGCGGCGATGCTTTCATCTTTTGTCTCTAACATACTGTGCATGTCTTTAAGTATCTCGGACTCTCTGCTTATTATTATACTCAAGATGGTATATTATTATACTCAAGATGGCATATTGCAATACAAATAGCTGCATACTTTCAGTTGGATGTATCTGTTAACTTGTTTTAGCTGATGTGTTATGCTTGCTTTGCTTACTGGTGCCTGTCATTTTCAGTTATATTGATTATCTCTTCTTGGGAGACTATGTTGATCGTGGCCAGCATAGTTTGGAAACTATTACTCTTCTTCTAGCATTGAAGGTATTGCTTTGGCATCAATGCATATTTTAGCtgcatttttttttagattagcaAATGAGGTATCttggaaaaaaataaatcatCTCATAGACCAAGCTAAACCATTAGCTTGATATTTGCAGGTTGAGTATCCTCATAATGTGCATTTAATTCGTGGGAACCATGAGGCAGCAGATATCAATGCTCTATTTGGCTTCCGGATTGAGTGCATTGAACGAAtggtaacacacacacacacacacacacatatattctttttttcttgTCCTCTTAATTGTATTCTTGAGCGAATTTGTTGCAAATCATTAACCTACTTCATCTGGAACCAGGGAGAGCGAGATGGAATCTGGGCTTGGCACCGCATAAATCGACTATTTAATTGGCTCCCTTTGGCTGCACTAATTGAGAAGAAGATTATCTGCATGCATGGTGGCATTGGTAGGTCCATAAATCATGTGGAGCAGATTGAGAACCTTCAACGACCAATTACAATGGAGGCAGGATCGATTGTTCTAATGGATCTGCTTTGGTCAGTATTGAACTACCTATAATGCCTTGATGTCATTTCTAATGGATCTGCTTTTACATACTTTTGCCATTTTCTTTTACATACAGGTCCGATCCAACAGAGAATGACAGTGTTGAAGGATTAAGACCAAATGCTAGGGGCCCAGGCCTAGTTACTTTTGGGGTTAGTGTTCACTTTTTAATTTGGTTAGTTTGCTTCTCTACTGTAATATTGATAGGGAGTGTTTCTGATGCTATTTACTTGTTACTGCAGCCTGACCGTGTAATGGAGTTCTGCAACAACAATGACCTGCAGTTGATAGTACGAGCACATGAATGTGTGATGGATGGTTTTGAACGTTTTGCTCAGGGACATTTGATTACTCTTTTCTCTGCCACTAATTATTGCGGTAGGGGATCTGTCACTTGTTAAGGAACTGATATTCTCATTATTTTCCTCTGTTAAACGTTTCTATGGTGGGTGTGTAGGCACAGCAAATAATGCAGGTGCAATTCTAGTTCTGGGAAGAGACCTTGTGGTTGTTCCAAAACTTATTCATCCGTTACCCCCTGCCATTAGTTCACCCGAAGCATCACCAGAGCATATCGAGGATACATGGATGCAGGTGTGGTTCTGCTCTTTGCATAAACCTTACTATTCTGGAGATTCGATTCTTTGACTGTTCTGTGATCATGACTAATtgtgagttgattttttattctTGTGATGTTAGGAGCTTAATGCCAACAGACCACCAACGCCAACGAGGGGCCGCTCTCAAGCAGCAAATGATCGAAGTTCTCTTGCCTGGATATAGCATTCTGTCACATGTTGATATAGTCATTCCTCTTCTATGATCTGAGGCTCCCTCCTGGTGGGGATCTGGCTGTTTCTCATTTAGACACAAGGGATCATCTTGTGAGATTTAGGAGCCAACCATGATGGTACCGACGGAGGTCAGCAGAAAGATCCATCTTTGAAATTACAGAGCAGCGGCTAACCCGGGGTGAAATGTGTGAGCGGCATGTAAATCCATAATGCCCTCCAAGTGGTTGATTCGCTAAACTAGTTTGATCCAGAGTTGCCTGGGTTCCTGCAAAACTTCACCTGTGTATATTCAACATTGCTGGCAGATAGGTGAGTGTACGTGGTCTCCTGTGTTGCCCATGGGAATGATGAATAGGCTTACCTTTATTAGGTATTCTTTCTTATGCTTGGATTCTTCTGTTGAGAAGACATTATAGTGTTGGTGAGAGCAATGCTGAGTTCTACAGCCCATACTGGCAGAGGCATGTATAATAGATATTTACGACAGCACATTTTCATTGTAATTTTCTGGTGCTGTGATGTACAACAATGTAAGTTTTGAATGGATAGCATATATTTGAGGTTTGCCGTAGAAATTGTTTATTCTGATGGTTGGGGAGGAGCCTGTAATTCTCGCTGTAATTTCCCTGCTGCACTAACTACTGAACATTATTGATTGGTGCGGTTGGTGCTGTTTCTCTATGCGGAAGAAGAAAGATAATGTGGTTTTCTGTGTCTTGGTAAGGCGGTGGAATTGCTGGCTGTGAACAAAACATACAAAATTGGAGGGCTGTTGTGGGAACTCGGCGATGGGAAATATTTTGCTTTGCACTGGGTTATTTCTTACAACAATCAATCTGAAAAGGGCAGTTGCTCTTCCACCAGGATGTTGTTGGGAAAGCGAGGGTGCTACTCTTTTTGGGTCTACGGTCGTCTTGCTTCCTTGATCAATGGGGATGGAGTTGCATTGCCCACAGCTGGGAAATTACCCGGGTCATGGTTGACTTGGAACATGTAGAGCTCATATCAATTTCTAGCATACAAATCCTTTTGCGATTCTCGAGAATTTTTGATGCATTTCACATCCAATGAATGCGAAATTATTAGAacttttaatataaataatatatatgctaATTAATACCATCATTATCTTTGTTTTTATCATTAGGATATTTTATTCACATGCTAAGCTGGCAGCTTTCATTTCAATTAGTGATCAGCATGCTCATCTAAATCATTATGTTTAtgcctttatcaaaaaaaaaaaaaaacaaaaaaaaaggttgaTCATATGTATCAGTTGAAGGTCCAATCTAAACAAGCATCGGCTCGTTGTGCATTTGCATGGTTTAGAGAGGCTTATTTGTCTTACGGTTTAGGTGCTTTATTTGTTTTTAGTTTTATCCTTGTTATTTTGTATGGTTCGGCAACACAGCTTATTCTAATGAGTTTTATGGATTCACTGGGTTGGTTTAGATCGGTCCTAActtgatgattgatgattaagaaattttttattcaatatcaaattataaaaaattctaattatggTTTGAAATGGATTATATGGAAGCTCTAGTATATTTATTTTTGACAGCTAGAAGGTCAATAATGTCCATGAAGTAATATCAAGCATGAATAAGGAaaatagagaaagagaggagaatgaAGATAATTTCGAAAGCAAAGCCGTACTCAAACTTGGAGTAAGTAATAGTTCACCGTGGGGAGATATCCACATGTGTCCCCATCGTAGGGGTAGGCCCAAGCTATTAACAAGAACCTTTAGTCACAAAGTAATATTCAGCAATCATCGCCTTCGGACTACTAGCTTTAGTCTTCTTGCCTTGCAACTTTAGAGCAATTGCTTCTCTTTCTTTTGAATACATTTAATCATCTTAAGCTATAAATAAGAGGAACAAGCGTTAATTATCCAAAGGCATATGAAGCATGAGGCATAATCCACATCACGAATTGGAGCAAAAAAAAAACTTAGGGAGAAGGCAAACAGAAAACAGAGGGAGAAGGCAGAATAAAAAATGATCTTAATTAAAGGCGAAGAGGAGAAAGTGATGACACCACTAAATGAGtagatgaaatatatatatacgcatgcatatatgtatgtatgtatgtttgtatttgAGAGAAAACTAAGACCTATGTTGATCTTGGTATGTCACATGCACTGCCAATAAaatgttgatttttattttacaGCTTTCTTGTCCATCAATTGCCAACCCCTCAGGCCACAGCACAGCCAAATCTAACTCTCTCTTTCATCTCCATTTCCGCGTACATCCCTAtgctactaaaaaaaaaaaaaataaataaaaaatcatcatcTTTAATTGTAGATATCACATCTCCAAATCAAAATCATAAGTTAAAGGTCGTAGCAACTGctacatactcatagaaaactctcccTACAAGCATATAGTGTATCTCTATTAGAACTATACTTAAAATTTCAGATATAATTTAAGAAAACTGATAAGAATCTTGATTGTAAAAAATTGTAAATAACTTATAGAATTTTTATATTGAACTTTAAAGGTGACTTGTAATTCCTTGTCTTGTTCTTCATATAGTGTGTGACTTAGATTATTTTAGTTACCTGGGTTTTGCCTTGGTCTAATATCTTAGCAGGACACTTCAATTTGATGTGCAATTTAAATCTTACCAAACCTCATATGATGACATGTCAACTTTGATAGTTACCTTTATTACAATACAAAATAATCAAATTTTACATGTTTAGATATGTGGATACCATGCATTATGAAAGTGTGTGCATTCTTGATGTTACCAATACAGATAACTAGATATTACTTGCTCACTTAAGGTTAATTGTAAGCAATAGAAATGCTTGTCAGTCTGCTTTATAAAAGGTTTAAATAGGatatcagaaatcagatcttaagATAGTCTTTTTACAGTCATCCTATACGACTGTTTGGATTTTTATTGATCTATTAAGATTTTTAATAAAGAACTCAatgattagaaaataaaattatatatatatatatatatatatatatatatatatatatatatatatatatatatatatttggatttCTACCGGCTCATTGAGGTCTATAATTAGGAGTCCAATCGGCAATCATCCAGAAATATTTAGTTCACATGTTTTAGAAGTACTGTTAGTTGTAGTGTCTATTCCACTATTTTCTAACGGTGTGTACATGCTTTAATTACAGGGTATGACTTGCGGTAAATTTCCGAGTTGCGACTGTCACTAACCATGTGTTAGAAGTACTATTGTGTTTGTGTACTGTCAAATAATTGGAATATTTTATCTGGACCTTTACTAAACCTTTGAAGGTTTCTTGCACGGATATGACCGCTTGTGTGAGGTTTCCTTTATTTATTATCTATAGGCATTCCTCAAACTCTGTTATTCTTTTGTCCCACTTGTTAGAGGATATCTATATCCCATGGCCTGTCATTTAGTACCATCAAACAGTTCATTGTAGGTACGAAATATTCAGGCTTTTCATAATCTCTTTAAGGGGTCTAAAATTGGTGCTAGACTTTCACTTGATGGCGGGACAACTAGAATCAAGCTTTCCTTTTTCCATGTGAGAGGATGATGTCTTGAAATAGGTTTCCAATGTTTGTTTCTTAAGTTAATTAGATTCTAAGATTAGTATTATATGAGTTatttggacctaattcatcttaACCAAGTCACCGTCCAAAAGCTTTTCTCCATCTCAAGGGCATTTTGTTCTTCCTACATTCTTAATCCCCTTAATTCTGGTTATATAAACCCAAATCAGGATGAatttgctccttttttttttgtgcaactGCAGCTCTCCTTTTGGATTGGCACTCTTCCTAAACCCTTTTGTTCATTTTCTTCTatctattttgaattttgaagtttTCAATTATCTTAATCCTATGAGGTTTggtgtcacgcctccgatccgagattgtgaatcgaaggtcatgacaaccgccgcatacttatagaaaactcttcccataagcatgcaaggtatcttatcatgctattttAAAAcatcagcggaataattagtcaataatttaaaatccaaaacataacgatctaaatttcttctttaatatctcaataaattcaacaatgattcatagtccttacatcaaattcaataagactttcaacctaaattaaaagtatgaagattctgcttctgatcactcttccattcatatcttgtatcatcttaattcttcaacatctataaaacagtaaaataggaggtaatgagctagacagcccagtaagcaatgatcacttctcaacagatttcatcaggcatttaagtaaataatcatttatagaaaataagcatatatagttcattaattcgaaatcaattttcaattatgcaatatattttatgccaaattcatttctcttttcgaaaattcaagtttctttccagatttcaatttcttttgttctttaattcttttcgtcaaccatgagctatgaccacattttcctgtggcagggtcataataccgcgtatctgcttgcggtaggctgtgaatcatctggcagcaaagtcctttggaactgctggtctcgctggcggtttgtcgctggtctctctgacgacatgaaccctcaggacaaatcaattgccaacgtatatgcccccattggcagggtcctttacatagtcaggttgtcaattcataacgttttcttatatcataattcttcataaatcatattttatattctaatttcaataataaaatatataatcatgtaatatcgaaatcaatcaatataatgcatcatggaattaatatgttcaatcatgcttcatcataatatttcaaataagatattttcataacaaaataccattcatccaattcatgcatcgtttcacaaatcatgtcagaaaaatatattataatttaccgataaatctaaaaaaagtgaaacattacttacctcgaacgcattccaacaaacccacataattctataaatttttcttccaaaaattctgttcgtagatcatatcgtgatatcccatgatcaaacatccacaatcctatatagaatcaatttcaataattagaaagaatacgaataccatttttcaataatttagattaggtccgatcatctaattttatctaatcaaaatctaataaggacctaaatgatccaaagtttgactatcagatcaaatcggattcgaagtgataggaccgaggtttcttcatcgatttcataaaatcaagtggagagagaaaatcagaggagagagaattcatgaggtacaactcgaattgatcaggtgacacaatccaacattacgattggtc
Coding sequences within it:
- the LOC105034029 gene encoding serine/threonine-protein phosphatase BSL3 isoform X2, producing MLGPHSPVGCSARIVPVGRHETPAPISPTATMEVDASMSTESNHDPAAANHHDDPSESSVSSPAPVPPEGSPSLQQQQQPAATAAAAAGPRPAPSYSVVNAVIEKKEDGPGCRCGHTLTAVAAVGEEGTPGYIGPRLILFGGATALEGNSAAPPSSAGSAGIRLAGATADVHCYDVLSNKWTRLTPLGEPPSPRAAHAATAVGTMVVIQGGIGPAGLSAEDLHVLDLTQQRPRWHRVVVQGPGPGPRYGHVMALVGQRFLLAIGGNDGKRPLADVWALDTAAKPYEWRKLEPEGEGPPPCMYATASARSDGLLLLCGGRDANSVPLSSAYGLAKHRDGRWEWAIAPGVSPSPRYQHAAVFVNARLHVSGGALGGGRMVEDSSSIAVLDTAAGVWCDTKSVVTSPRTGRYSADAAGGDASVELTRRCRHAAAAVGDLIFIYGGLRGGVLLDDLLVAEDLAAAETTSAASHAAAAAAAANVPVGRSSGTLGRYTYADERSKQTIPEAVSDGAVVLGTPVAPPVNGDMYTDISTENAMLQGPRLSKGVEYLVEASAAEAEAISATLAAAKARQLNGEAEQLPDMGHDSEATPSGKQISSLIKLPDTSLLNNSAPAGVRLHHRAVVVAAEPGGALGGMVRQLSIDQFENEGRRVSYGTPESATAARKLLDRQMSISSVPKKVIAHLLKPRGWKPPVRRQFFLDCNEIADLCDSAERIFTSEPSVLNIKAPVKIFGDLHGQFGDLMRLFDEYGAPSTAGDIAYIDYLFLGDYVDRGQHSLETITLLLALKVEYPHNVHLIRGNHEAADINALFGFRIECIERMGERDGIWAWHRINRLFNWLPLAALIEKKIICMHGGIGRSINHVEQIENLQRPITMEAGSIVLMDLLWSDPTENDSVEGLRPNARGPGLVTFGPDRVMEFCNNNDLQLIVRAHECVMDGFERFAQGHLITLFSATNYCGTANNAGAILVLGRDLVVVPKLIHPLPPAISSPEASPEHIEDTWMQELNANRPPTPTRGRSQAANDRSSLAWI
- the LOC105034029 gene encoding serine/threonine-protein phosphatase BSL3 isoform X1, whose amino-acid sequence is MLGPHSPVGCSARIVPVGRHETPAPISPTATMEVDASMSTESNHDPAAANHHDDPSESSVSSPAPVPPEGSPSLQQQQQPAATAAAAAGPRPAPSYSVVNAVIEKKEDGPGCRCGHTLTAVAAVGEEGTPGYIGPRLILFGGATALEGNSAAPPSSAGSAGIRLAGATADVHCYDVLSNKWTRLTPLGEPPSPRAAHAATAVGTMVVIQGGIGPAGLSAEDLHVLDLTQQRPRWHRVVVQGPGPGPRYGHVMALVGQRFLLAIGGNDGKRPLADVWALDTAAKPYEWRKLEPEGEGPPPCMYATASARSDGLLLLCGGRDANSVPLSSAYGLAKHRDGRWEWAIAPGVSPSPRYQHAAVFVNARLHVSGGALGGGRMVEDSSSIAVLDTAAGVWCDTKSVVTSPRTGRYSADAAGGDASVELTRRCRHAAAAVGDLIFIYGGLRGGVLLDDLLVAEDLAAAETTSAASHAAAAAAAANVPVGRSSGTLGRYTYADERSKQTIPEAVSDGAVVLGTPVAPPVNGDMYTDISTENAMLQGPRRLSKGVEYLVEASAAEAEAISATLAAAKARQLNGEAEQLPDMGHDSEATPSGKQISSLIKLPDTSLLNNSAPAGVRLHHRAVVVAAEPGGALGGMVRQLSIDQFENEGRRVSYGTPESATAARKLLDRQMSISSVPKKVIAHLLKPRGWKPPVRRQFFLDCNEIADLCDSAERIFTSEPSVLNIKAPVKIFGDLHGQFGDLMRLFDEYGAPSTAGDIAYIDYLFLGDYVDRGQHSLETITLLLALKVEYPHNVHLIRGNHEAADINALFGFRIECIERMVTHTHTHTHIFFFSCPLNCILERICCKSLTYFIWNQGERDGIWAWHRINRLFNWLPLAALIEKKIICMHGGIGRSINHVEQIENLQRPITMEAGSIVLMDLLWSDPTENDSVEGLRPNARGPGLVTFGPDRVMEFCNNNDLQLIVRAHECVMDGFERFAQGHLITLFSATNYCGTANNAGAILVLGRDLVVVPKLIHPLPPAISSPEASPEHIEDTWMQELNANRPPTPTRGRSQAANDRSSLAWI
- the LOC105034029 gene encoding serine/threonine-protein phosphatase BSL3 isoform X3, whose amino-acid sequence is MLGPHSPVGCSARIVPVGRHETPAPISPTATMEVDASMSTESNHDPAAANHHDDPSESSVSSPAPVPPEGSPSLQQQQQPAATAAAAAGPRPAPSYSVVNAVIEKKEDGPGCRCGHTLTAVAAVGEEGTPGYIGPRLILFGGATALEGNSAAPPSSAGSAGIRLAGATADVHCYDVLSNKWTRLTPLGEPPSPRAAHAATAVGTMVVIQGGIGPAGLSAEDLHVLDLTQQRPRWHRVVVQGPGPGPRYGHVMALVGQRFLLAIGGNDGKRPLADVWALDTAAKPYEWRKLEPEGEGPPPCMYATASARSDGLLLLCGGRDANSVPLSSAYGLAKHRDGRWEWAIAPGVSPSPRYQHAAVFVNARLHVSGGALGGGRMVEDSSSIAVLDTAAGVWCDTKSVVTSPRTGRYSADAAGGDASVELTRRCRHAAAAVGDLIFIYGGLRGGVLLDDLLVAEDLAAAETTSAASHAAAAAAAANVPVGRSSGTLGRYTYADERSKQTIPEAVSDGAVVLGTPVAPPVNGDMYTDISTENAMLQGPRRLSKGVEYLVEASAAEAEAISATLAAAKARQLNGEAEQLPDMGHDSEATPSGKQISSLIKLPDTSLLNNSAPAGVRLHHRAVVVAAEPGGALGGMVRQLSIDQFENEGRRVSYGTPESATAARKLLDRQMSISSVPKKVIAHLLKPRGWKPPVRRQFFLDCNEIADLCDSAERIFTSEPSVLNIKAPVKIFGDLHGQFGDLMRLFDEYGAPSTAGDIAYIDYLFLGDYVDRGQHSLETITLLLALKVEYPHNVHLIRGNHEAADINALFGFRIECIERMGERDGIWAWHRINRLFNWLPLAALIEKKIICMHGGIGRSINHVEQIENLQRPITMEAGSIVLMDLLWSDPTENDSVEGLRPNARGPGLVTFGPDRVMEFCNNNDLQLIVRAHECVMDGFERFAQGHLITLFSATNYCGTANNAGAILVLGRDLVVVPKLIHPLPPAISSPEASPEHIEDTWMQELNANRPPTPTRGRSQAANDRSSLAWI